A region of the Patescibacteria group bacterium genome:
TCAATCAGAAAGAATATTTATTCAATCCTTAGACGATGCCTTAAACAATATTTTATCAGGCGGTTAGCCGTGCTAATTTTCGATCTAAATGTTCTATTTGTAGATCGGATAGGATAGAAAGGGAAGGTTCATTTTTTTTGAATTCTTTCCTTTTTTTATTTTTAATAGCTGAAATTATTGTGAGAGGAGTAAGATATAATGATATTAAATCTTTAAGTTGAGCATCTTGATCAATTTCTTCTTGATGAACTTTAATAGCATTTTTTATAGATTCTAAATTATAATATTTAATTAAAAGATCATTTTCTTTATCAGTAATATCTAAAAATTTGCTTATAATAAATTTTAAATAAACTAAAAGTTGATTTTCTATTTCTTGAATAAATTCATATTGGACAATATCATTTTTTATTTCTTCTGTTTTTTTATCACCTATAATTTCAATTAAATGATCTATTTTTTCGGGAGATATGGCAATAATAACTCGAGGTAATGTTATTTCACCTTTTGTATTTGTTTTTGGCGATTTATAATATTTAATTTTATTAGTTTTTTTGTTTTTTAAATTGTCAGCAATATATCTAATTTTATTATCAATTTCATTAATACGTTGAGAAATAGTTACATCAATTCCCAAAAAAGTTTCTTCGTTGGTCTCTGGATTTAAAAAATTTATTACACAATCAGTATGATTAATTGCATCATCATATCGTGACGAAGGAATAACATCAGTTTTGTATTCGTCATCGTTAAGCCAACCATATTTAATTCCTGCCATAACAATATATTCAAGAGCTTTAGCTTTTTTTCCTAAAAAATCTTCATTAAATGATTGTTCGGCATGAAAAAGATCGTCCATATCTTTTTTAATTTCTTCATCCGAAAAAATATCATTAAATTCATATGGCTTTGGACGTTGTTGGCGAAAATATTTAATCATTTTGTCAAAACCCTCATTACCAACATAATCTTCTTGTATATCTATTCTTTTATCTAATGTTTCTGAAAAAGACATAAATTTATATTTAATTATTTAATATTAATTGTTATTTTGTTAATTATTATTTTAACACCCTCTTTTAATTTTTTATCTACAAATTTTATTTTTACACGGCTTAAACACTCAATAATCTTTTTTTGTTTTTTTATTAAATCAAAATAATTTGATTCGGTTTTTAAAACATAAGCAGTGATTATTTCTCCAGTATTCATCTTATTTTCTTTTTTAATATTACGTATTTTAATGATTAAATTTTTAATAAATTCAAAATTTTGTTCATTTTTTTTATCAATTAGTTTTTTATTAAAATTAGGCCAATCGCTAATCATTAAAAGTTGATTTTTTTGTTTATTAAATTGGCTATAAATTTCTTCAGTCGCAAAGGGAATAAAAGGGTGTAATAATTTTAATAAAGTTAAATAAATATTTTCAAGTAAAGAAAGATTTTTTTCGGTTTTGGCAATTTCAATATACCAATCGGCTAATTGATACCAACTAAAATCATAAAGAATATGCGTAGCTTTGCCAAATTCATATTCATTAATTAATTTATCAACTTGTTGAATAGTTTTATTTAATTGGTTTACTATCCATTTGTCGGCTAAACTTTTTATTTTTATTGATTTATCAATTTGTTTCTTTTCGGCTTGGAGCATTTTTATAAAACGTCCCATATTCCAAAGTTTATTGATAAAACGTTGACCAGCTAAAAGGTCGTCTTTAGAAAAACGAATAGCTTGTAAATCGCGAGTAGTTTGATAAACAATACCAAAGCGCGTAGCGTCGGCGCCATAAGTTTCAATCATTTCTAGAGGATCAACAATAGTTTCGGGTTTGGATTTGCTCATGCGTTGGCCATCTTTAGTTAAAATGGTGCTGTGTAAATAAATTTCAGAAAAGGGAATTTGATTCGTAAATTCCAAACTAGAAAAAATCATCCGTGCCACCCAAAGGTAAAGAATTTCCGGTGCGGTACATAAAAAATTAGTTGGATAAAAATATTTCAAATCTTCAGTTTGTTCTGGCCAACCCAAGGTTGCGAAAGGCCATAAAGCCGAAGAAAACCAAGTATCTAAAACGTCTGGATCTTGAACAATATTTTTAGCATGACATTCGGGACATTCAGTTGGCGATTCATCAGCTATAATTGGGTGTAAATGTTGAGCATCACAATTTTGACAATAATAAACTGGCAGTTGGTGGCCCCACCATAATTGGCGCGAGATACACCAGTCTCTTAAATTTTCCATCCAATCTAAATAAATTTTTTTATAACGTTTGGGATAAAATTTAATTTTGTCTTCTTTAACAACTTTAATAGCTGGTTGAGCAAGTTGGTCCATCTTCACAAACCATTGGTTGGAAATTAAAGGTTCAATGGGCGTATTACAACGATCGCACAAAGATAAAGAGTGCTCATAATTTTCTGTTTTTTCTAATAAATTTTGTTTTTCCAATTCGGCTACAATTTGTTGGCGAGCCTCTTCAACTTTCAAGCCGGCATAAACACCAGCGTTATTATTCATTCGGCCATTTTCATCGATAACATTCTTAATATCTAAATCGTTTTTTTGCGCCATTTCAAAATCGATTAAACTATGGGCAGGTGTTACGCCTAGTGCACCAGTGCCAAATTCGGGATCAACCTTTCTGTCGGCAATAACTTTAATTTTTAAACTTAATCCTAAAAAATTAACTGGAAATTCTTGACCAATATATTTTTTATAACGTATATCTTGAGGGTTGACCGCAATGGCTGTATCACCTAATTTAGTTTCTGGTCGAGTAGTGGCAATAGTAATTGGGAATTTTTTTTCATATTTAAAAGTATAGAGTTTAGTGGTTTGTGGTTGATACTTAATTTCAATATCAGAGATAGCTGTATTACAGCGTGGACACCAATTAACCACGCGAGGACCTTTATAAATATAGCCTTTATTATAATAATTAACAAAAGCTTTTTTAACTGCTTTAGAATATTGTTCATCTAAGGTAAAACGAGTCCGCGACCAATCGCAAGAAGCACCCAATTTGCGGAGTTGTTTTAAAATTAAGTCGCCATATTCCTTTTTCCATTGCCAGACTTGTTCGATAAAATTTTCTCGACCCAGATCATGACGAGTTTTGCCTTCTTTTCTTAATTTTTTTTCCACCACATTTTGAGTAGCAATACCAGCGTGGTCAGTTCCTGGTAGCCAAAGTGTAGATTGACCTTGCATGCGGTAATAACGAATAATAATATCCTGAATGGTGTTATTTAAGGCATGGCCCATGTGTAACGATCCGGTAATATTAGGTGGTGGAATCACAATGGTAAAGGGTTTTATTTTGGGATCAATTTTAGGTGTAAAGGCTTTAGATTTTTCCCAAAGTTGATAAATTTTTTCTTCCACTTCTCGAGGCTGATAGGCCTTTTCCATGTTTATTTCTGTTCCTTGAACCATAAATTATATTTTATTAAAAGTTATAATACGAGTTTTTTCGTTTAAACCTAGTTTTAATTTAACATTTATTGTATTTTTTGGCAAAAACTTTTTTATTTTTTCTGGCCATTCAATAACACATAAACAAGTGGGGTCATTTAAATAATCTAATAAACCAATATCAATTAATTCCTGAGCACTATTTAAACGATAAGTATCAACGTGAATTAATTTTTTTATAAAAGGATGTTTTTTGACTGAATAAATATTCATTAAAACAAAAGTGGGACTGGTGACTGGTTGACGAACCCCCAAAGTTTTAGCTATAAATTGAGTAAAAGTTGTTTTGCCCGAGCCTAAATCACCAGACAGAGCTATGACATTTTGATTTTTTAGCTGGTTAATTAATTTATTAACTAGAGCTTGCGTTTCTTTTAAATTATAACTGATAAACATAGATTATTTATTTTTCAAAAATTTAAAATATCCGGCGACCGCGACCATTGCCGCATTATCAGTGCAAAGTTGAATATCAGGAGCTAAAAATTTAACTTGAGGTAAAATATTTTCAATTTTTTTTCCAAGCTGTTGGCGAAGGTATTTATTAGCGGCGACTCCGCCGGCTAACATCATGGTTTTAATTTGATACTCTTGGGCAGCTTTAATTGTTTTATAGGTTAAAACATCAACGATGGCTTGTTGGGCGCTAGCTGCTAAATCCGGTGTAATTTTTTTAAGATTATATTTTTGTTGCTTTAAATCTTTAATTTTATATAAAACAGACGTTTTTAGTCCTGAAAAGCTGAAATCAAAATTTTTAGTTGTCATTAAAGCCCGTGGAAAATTAAATTTATTTGGGTTGCCCTTTTGACTTATTTTTTGAATAACTGGTCCGCCAGGATAGCCAAGATTTAGCATTTTAGCAATTTTGTCAAAAGCTTCGCCAGCCGCATCATCTAAGGTTTGACCAATAATTTTAAAATTAAAGTTATTGGTTATTAAAATTAATTGAGTGTGACCACCCGATACAATTAAACCCAAGGCTGGAAAGTTTATTTTTTGACTTGACAGCCAATTGGCATAAAGATGAGCTTGAACATGATCAACTTTAATTAAAGGTTTTTGCCAAACATAAGCTAGAGTTTGAGCAGTTTGGAGTCCAATCAGTAGGGATGAAATTAAACCTGGCCGATCAACCACACTTATAAAATCAATTTGAGATGGTTTAACTTTAGCTTGAGCCAAACTTTGATCAATAATTGGTAAAATGTTTTTTAAATGTTGGCGGGCAGCTAATTCAGGTACTACTCCACCATAGGGTTGGTGAATTTTAATTTGGGATGAAACAATATTAGATAAAATAAAAAAAATAGGCTGTTTTTTATTTTTTTTTATTTCAACAACAGATGCCGATGTTTCATCACAAGATGTCTCAATAGCTAGAATTTTCATAAATCTATTATAGCTTAAAAATTGGCTTAAATCAAGATAAAATGTTTTCATTTGACTGTGTATAAGGTGAGTGATAAAATATATATAGATATTATAAATAATTAAAAAATTAATTTTCAAAATTATGTTTGAAAAAAATGGACACGACAAACCCAAGGAGCAATTTACTACAACAAAGACTAAAACCAGTTTTTTGGTTAAAGTTAGTGTAGGGTTAATTGTTCTAACGCTATTATTTTCTGGATCGATGTTTTTGTTAGCTGGTAGTATTAGTATGAGTAAATATATTAATACTTCTCGCACTAGACCAAGTTCTAGTTCAGGAAGTGTTGTTTCTGGTGATTCGATTTATAAACCACCATCTTTAGAATGCGGAACTATCAGAAAAATTGTTAAAGTTCCTTCTAGCACCACACCGACCATTGAATCAGCTATTGCTACTTATGGTGCCCCTTTGGATATTAGAGTTGTGTCTAGTATTTTGACTCGAGTTAATATTAGCGATTGGAATGCGCCAGATTATTGTCCCAATATTATTGAAAAAGATCCGGCAATTACTAAAGAAATTAAAATTAAAGGATTGAAGGTTGAAGATTCCTCAAATTTGATTGTACGTAATTTAACTTTTGAGGATAATGTGAGTGATTTAAGTGCCGGTCTTGTGGCTGGAGGGAGTAGTGATGGTACGGCCATAGTTTATCTCAAAAGTTATGAGTTGTCTGTTGCTGGAAATACTAAATTAAAAAACATAGAATTTAGTAATAATATTGTAAGGTCAGACGATTATGGAAAGGTTTGCTCTTTAAAGGATTCTTTTCTAAGTTCGGATGGCAATGTAAACGGGTTGATAGTCAGTAATGGTAAAAATATTAAAATTAATAATAATGATTTTCAAAGTTGTTTTAAAAAAGCTATTTGGGCTAGAGGAACTAGGGATTCGGAAATTAGCCATAATCACATTGGGGGAATATTTTATCAAGGTATCTGGGTGAGTAATAATGTTTGGCAGAGAATTTATCAAGACGTTGATCATTATAGTAATATAAACACTCATAACAACAGAATAGAATCTAGAATCAACGTACAATACCCAATAAATTATACCTGTCAATATGCTGGCATGGGAATGGATGGTAGTCATGAATCAGCTGGAGTTGCTTTTATTAATAAATTTAATAACAATGATGTTGCTATGAATGATGAGTATTTAGCTTCAAGTTTAACTAAGTGTAGTTTACTTGGAGTTAATGGACCAAATAGTTTTGTACTAGTAGATACACTTAAAAGTTTATTAGAGATTAAAAATAATAATTTTTTTAATAGTAAACAAGCCTTGAATTCTAATGGCTCAGTTTCTACCTTAACGGGCGTTATTAATAATAGCTATAATACTTTATATAATTGTAGTGGAGTTAGTTGTTATGCTGGTGCCTTTGTTGCCGGACTTGGAGACCTTCTAAATAATCCTAATTATCGATTATTGGGGACCGGAACGGCACCATTCGATTTTCATTTATTATCAACCTCACCATCAATTGATTCGGGAAATTCGTTAGATGAGTATAAAAATGAACCCAATCCTAATGGTTGTAAAATAAATCGTGGTTCTTATGGAAATACGGCCGAAGCCACTTCCTTATCAACAGCTATTCATTGTCCATAATTAAAACCTTAACAAAATATAAAAAAGACTTCGCCCTTTGGAGGCGAAGTTTTTTATCTGACAATTGTCAGTTTTTTAATAAACTTTTGGTTGTCAGTAATTATTTCTACCAAGTAAATGCCAGAGTTAAGATCTGAAACATTGATTTGATAGTTTGGGGTTGGGCTTGTAAAAATTTTTACCAGTTTTCCCGAAAGATCAAAGATTCTAACCAATCTATTCGATGGACAGATTAGTGTAAAAAATTGGTCTGTTGGGTTGGGAAAAATTTGGATTTTGTCCTGAGGAGGTTTTTCTTGCTGGTCGGAAATAGCCGTGGTGTCTGGATTAGATGAAATAAACATTATCAATCCGCCACCCTTACCAGCTGAGACGAAAAAGATAGAATCTGTTTCGTTGTGCTTTTGGACGTTAAATAGTCCAAAGTTAATTTCTAGTGGAATAACTTCTCGAGGATTGTAGTCATCAAGCAGATAGTGCCAGGCATAATCGTAATATTCCGCACTATCACGCGGAATAAATAATCCGCCGATATTACCAGTGGTGCCATCAAGAATAACTAGTATGCTATCGTGGTAGTGTGTAGCGGCTTGTCCAGAAAAGAAAGAAGCATATTCCCAATACAGGAAGAAACTGTCCTCTGTAGCCAATTCTATTATTCCCAGTCCAGAACTGAAATTGACGACAAATTTAGTACTATTGAGACGGTGAATACTAGAACTAAATCCTGTGTATCCCATATTGCTGAAGCCTTTGCACATAGTAATTTCTGGAGACATAACATCGCTAATGTCTACCAGATAAGCATACATACAGCTTGTAACCAGAAGTTTCTGGTCAGCAATTTTTTCTATGCCCGTAGTATAATCATATACATACGGTTTTAATGGTTCCGGAGCTCTACCAAACGGCGTTAGATGGCTTATCAATCGGGGAGAAGTTGGGATGGACACGTCTATAATGTCCAATCCGTGCGGAGTGCCTGCATAAATGTAAGGATAGTCGAGAGTAACGCGATTAATAATTGATCCGACTAATTTACCCACCACATAAGGACTGGTTGGAATAGAAAGATCAATAATAATTAATCCACTATCAGATGCACCAACGTAAGCATAATTTGCTTGCATTTTTACATCCCACTTTCGAATTCCTTCTTCGTAAGTATTGACAATCAAAGAATCACTAAGTGGGCAGAATGCCAAAACATTAGGTTCATTGAAGTTAGAAATACCCACGATTTTTAATCCGCCAGTGTTTCTGCCATACGGAAATTGTGCCATCAAGAGAATAGTATCTTCTTGGGTCATACTCATTGTTGACAGATTAGTGTCTGCATAACCAGGTATATAGCCCAAACAACCGATTCTAACTATTTGAGCTTGAGCCGAAATAGCTAGCGCAAAGAGAGGGACTATAATGGCGAGAATAGTCTTTATTTTCATTTTAAACCTCCAATTTTAATTTGATTTTTAAAGGAACTTTTTTATTTATAAGACACAATGTGTCTATATATATCTTATCATAAATTTATTTTTATGTCAAGAGGTAACTTTTTAGTCTTGACTTTTTCTTTTTTTTACAATACAATAAATAAATATCATGCCGCCTTCGTCTAGTGGTTAGGACTCCAGGTTTTTCAACCAAAGGTTGACCAGCCTCTGGCTGGCATCCTAGCGTAAAGCTTATGCATTATACATACTTAGTTTCAAGTCAAAAAGATAATACAATTTATATTGGTTTTACTAGTGATTTGAAAGAAAGAATTAAAGAACACAATCGGGGCAAGACTAGATCATTAAAAAATAAATTGCCAGTTAAGCTTATCTATTATGAAGCTTATTTGGATAAAGTTTTAGCTCGTAAAAGAGAAATAGAGTTAAAAAAGAACAGTTTCAAAAAGAAGGAACTGTTTATAAGATTAAATATCATGCCGCCTTCGTCTAGTGGTTAGGACTCCAGGTTTTCATCCTGGCAGCAGGGGTTCGATTCCCCTAGGCGGTACCATTTTAATAAGTTAAATTTTTCTAGGTTTTTCAGTTGTGGGTTTATAGCAGTGGGGTTCTCAACCATAGGTTGACCAGCCTCTGGCTGGGATTCCCCTAGGCGGTACCATTTTAATAAGTTAAATTTTTTCATGTTTTTCAGTTATAAGTTTGTAGCAGAGGGTTCTCAACCATAGGTTGACCAGCCTCTGGCTGGGATTCCCCTAGGCGGTACCATTTTAATAAGTTAAATTTTTTCATGTTTTTCAGTTATAAGTTTGTAGCAGAGGGTTCTCAACCATAGGTTGACCAGCCTCTGGCTGGGATTCCCCTAGGCGGTACCATTTTAATAAGTTAAATTTTTTCATGTTTTTCAGTTATAAGTTTGTAGCAGGGGGTTCTCAACCATAGGTTGACCAGCCTCTGGCTGGGATTCCCCTAGTTGGTACCAAAATAGCTTATAACTGACAACTCACAACAATTAACGTTTTATAAATAAAAGCGCCGAAAGGCATTTTTTATTTTTTATTTAAAATTTCTTCAAGTTGTTTTAAAGTTTCAACTTCGATTAATTTTTGGCGCAGTTGTTTGGCGTGAGGTTGATTTTTAATATAATATAATAAATGTTGGCGCAGGGGAATTAGGTTAGAATTAGTTTTTAAAAATAATTGAGCGTGGATTAAAATTATTTTTTTAATTTCTGACCAGTTTGGTTGATTATAATTATTGGTGTCGAGATAATCTTTGATTTGTTTAAAAAGCCAAGGTCGTCCCCAAGTGCCTCGTGCCAAACCCAAGCCATCGGCTTGAGTGGTGATTAAGATTTTTTTAGCGATTTCTGGTGTTTCGATTCCACCATTGGCAATTAAAATTCCATTATAAATTGAACGAATTTTTTTAAAATATGACCAATCGGGTGGGCCAGCAAAGCCTTGTTTGAAACTGCGGGCATGAAGCATAATGGCCTGAACCGGCAAATTTTTAATTTTTTGAATTAAATCTAGAGCAGTGGTGTCATTTTTCTGGTTACGGATTTTAATTGAAACAGGTAAGCGAGTAGCTTGGCAGGTTATTTTAATAATTTCATAAGCTAAATCTAAATTATCCAT
Encoded here:
- a CDS encoding valine--tRNA ligase, translated to MVQGTEINMEKAYQPREVEEKIYQLWEKSKAFTPKIDPKIKPFTIVIPPPNITGSLHMGHALNNTIQDIIIRYYRMQGQSTLWLPGTDHAGIATQNVVEKKLRKEGKTRHDLGRENFIEQVWQWKKEYGDLILKQLRKLGASCDWSRTRFTLDEQYSKAVKKAFVNYYNKGYIYKGPRVVNWCPRCNTAISDIEIKYQPQTTKLYTFKYEKKFPITIATTRPETKLGDTAIAVNPQDIRYKKYIGQEFPVNFLGLSLKIKVIADRKVDPEFGTGALGVTPAHSLIDFEMAQKNDLDIKNVIDENGRMNNNAGVYAGLKVEEARQQIVAELEKQNLLEKTENYEHSLSLCDRCNTPIEPLISNQWFVKMDQLAQPAIKVVKEDKIKFYPKRYKKIYLDWMENLRDWCISRQLWWGHQLPVYYCQNCDAQHLHPIIADESPTECPECHAKNIVQDPDVLDTWFSSALWPFATLGWPEQTEDLKYFYPTNFLCTAPEILYLWVARMIFSSLEFTNQIPFSEIYLHSTILTKDGQRMSKSKPETIVDPLEMIETYGADATRFGIVYQTTRDLQAIRFSKDDLLAGQRFINKLWNMGRFIKMLQAEKKQIDKSIKIKSLADKWIVNQLNKTIQQVDKLINEYEFGKATHILYDFSWYQLADWYIEIAKTEKNLSLLENIYLTLLKLLHPFIPFATEEIYSQFNKQKNQLLMISDWPNFNKKLIDKKNEQNFEFIKNLIIKIRNIKKENKMNTGEIITAYVLKTESNYFDLIKKQKKIIECLSRVKIKFVDKKLKEGVKIIINKITINIK
- the tsaE gene encoding tRNA (adenosine(37)-N6)-threonylcarbamoyltransferase complex ATPase subunit type 1 TsaE, with the translated sequence MFISYNLKETQALVNKLINQLKNQNVIALSGDLGSGKTTFTQFIAKTLGVRQPVTSPTFVLMNIYSVKKHPFIKKLIHVDTYRLNSAQELIDIGLLDYLNDPTCLCVIEWPEKIKKFLPKNTINVKLKLGLNEKTRIITFNKI
- the tsaD gene encoding tRNA (adenosine(37)-N6)-threonylcarbamoyltransferase complex transferase subunit TsaD; this encodes MKILAIETSCDETSASVVEIKKNKKQPIFFILSNIVSSQIKIHQPYGGVVPELAARQHLKNILPIIDQSLAQAKVKPSQIDFISVVDRPGLISSLLIGLQTAQTLAYVWQKPLIKVDHVQAHLYANWLSSQKINFPALGLIVSGGHTQLILITNNFNFKIIGQTLDDAAGEAFDKIAKMLNLGYPGGPVIQKISQKGNPNKFNFPRALMTTKNFDFSFSGLKTSVLYKIKDLKQQKYNLKKITPDLAASAQQAIVDVLTYKTIKAAQEYQIKTMMLAGGVAANKYLRQQLGKKIENILPQVKFLAPDIQLCTDNAAMVAVAGYFKFLKNK
- a CDS encoding T9SS type A sorting domain-containing protein; its protein translation is MKIKTILAIIVPLFALAISAQAQIVRIGCLGYIPGYADTNLSTMSMTQEDTILLMAQFPYGRNTGGLKIVGISNFNEPNVLAFCPLSDSLIVNTYEEGIRKWDVKMQANYAYVGASDSGLIIIDLSIPTSPYVVGKLVGSIINRVTLDYPYIYAGTPHGLDIIDVSIPTSPRLISHLTPFGRAPEPLKPYVYDYTTGIEKIADQKLLVTSCMYAYLVDISDVMSPEITMCKGFSNMGYTGFSSSIHRLNSTKFVVNFSSGLGIIELATEDSFFLYWEYASFFSGQAATHYHDSILVILDGTTGNIGGLFIPRDSAEYYDYAWHYLLDDYNPREVIPLEINFGLFNVQKHNETDSIFFVSAGKGGGLIMFISSNPDTTAISDQQEKPPQDKIQIFPNPTDQFFTLICPSNRLVRIFDLSGKLVKIFTSPTPNYQINVSDLNSGIYLVEIITDNQKFIKKLTIVR
- a CDS encoding GIY-YIG nuclease family protein, producing the protein MHYTYLVSSQKDNTIYIGFTSDLKERIKEHNRGKTRSLKNKLPVKLIYYEAYLDKVLARKREIELKKNSFKKKELFIRLNIMPPSSSG
- a CDS encoding tRNA-dihydrouridine synthase, whose protein sequence is MPQLNFWLKLKKPFFCLAPMAGLSDSPFRLLCKKMEADVVYTEMVSVTGLFYQNQKTLDFLKFNKKEKPVVLQLFGSNPQHFEKAAQLIEKAGFDGVDINLGCPAKKIVNNYSGVALMDNLDLAYEIIKITCQATRLPVSIKIRNQKNDTTALDLIQKIKNLPVQAIMLHARSFKQGFAGPPDWSYFKKIRSIYNGILIANGGIETPEIAKKILITTQADGLGLARGTWGRPWLFKQIKDYLDTNNYNQPNWSEIKKIILIHAQLFLKTNSNLIPLRQHLLYYIKNQPHAKQLRQKLIEVETLKQLEEILNKK